A single Dongia rigui DNA region contains:
- a CDS encoding ABC transporter ATP-binding protein: MAASVLEGLSVASLFPILAIVSGDPTEKPNKAERFILSALDLLHIPATLGALVLLLGAIAVLKAIISLNVSRYVGFLVAEIATEMRSRMIDAMLAARWSYYTVNPIGRFASAITNEANWGSAIYRTSLNLIIATIQATIFAVIVFLVDWKIAIVGSLMAVVVGITMRLLIRRSRAFARRMLITSRTIVSDLNDVVVSFKPMKAMHRHEALIQELRNETKSLRESLRELVLLEQLAGQLPDLLIIMMLAGVAYVAVGLLHLDLASILVSGLLILGLTRSVAKVHRSARESAHAEVGYWSFMDTLRETEAAAEAFKGRGTPSLKSVCRLENVTFSYGRAPVLRNVSIELAAGTITTLVGESGSGKTTIADLILGLFEPEQGRVTLDGVPLKEIDIGRWRSQVGYVPQEILLFNDTILGNVTLGDPTITEADAIRALETAGAMRFVAELPHGLFTTVGDRGVLLSGGQRQRIALARALVTEPALLILDEATSALDPETEAEICAAVGRQRGRLTVLAITHQPAWVELADRVYRIDQGNVMQDSGGDVTNAPAQSPQLTPAGAVVTFPSRIS, from the coding sequence ATGGCGGCAAGCGTCCTCGAGGGGCTGTCGGTCGCCAGCCTCTTCCCGATTCTCGCCATCGTCTCGGGAGACCCGACCGAAAAGCCCAACAAGGCCGAGCGCTTCATTCTGAGCGCGCTTGATCTGCTTCATATCCCGGCGACGCTGGGGGCGCTTGTATTGCTGCTGGGGGCCATCGCTGTCCTCAAGGCCATCATTTCGCTCAATGTCAGCCGGTACGTCGGGTTCCTGGTCGCCGAGATCGCCACCGAGATGCGCTCGCGCATGATCGACGCGATGCTGGCCGCAAGATGGTCGTATTATACGGTCAATCCGATTGGCCGCTTCGCCAGCGCCATCACCAACGAGGCAAACTGGGGCTCAGCCATCTATCGGACCTCGTTGAACCTGATCATTGCGACGATCCAGGCCACGATCTTTGCCGTCATCGTGTTCCTGGTCGACTGGAAGATCGCCATTGTCGGATCGCTGATGGCAGTGGTCGTCGGGATTACAATGCGCCTGCTCATCCGCCGCTCCCGCGCATTCGCCCGGCGCATGCTGATAACGAGCCGTACCATTGTTTCTGATCTCAACGATGTTGTTGTCAGTTTCAAACCGATGAAGGCGATGCACCGCCACGAAGCCCTCATCCAGGAGCTTCGGAACGAGACGAAGTCGTTGCGCGAGTCGCTGCGTGAGTTGGTCCTGCTGGAGCAGCTTGCCGGCCAGCTGCCGGATCTGTTGATCATCATGATGCTCGCCGGGGTCGCCTATGTCGCCGTCGGGCTGCTGCACCTCGACCTCGCCAGCATCCTCGTCTCCGGCTTGCTCATCCTGGGCCTGACGCGCTCGGTCGCCAAAGTGCACCGCTCTGCCCGTGAATCCGCCCATGCCGAAGTCGGCTATTGGTCTTTCATGGATACGCTTCGCGAGACAGAAGCGGCCGCCGAAGCCTTCAAGGGCCGCGGCACACCGAGCCTCAAGAGCGTCTGCCGCCTAGAGAACGTGACCTTCTCCTATGGCCGGGCGCCCGTGCTGCGCAATGTCTCGATCGAGCTTGCCGCCGGCACGATCACGACCTTGGTCGGTGAGTCAGGATCCGGCAAAACGACCATCGCCGATTTGATCCTGGGGCTGTTCGAGCCGGAACAGGGCCGCGTGACGCTCGACGGCGTGCCGTTGAAGGAAATCGATATCGGCCGCTGGCGCAGCCAGGTCGGCTATGTGCCGCAGGAGATCCTGCTGTTCAACGACACGATCCTGGGCAACGTCACCCTGGGCGACCCGACCATCACCGAGGCCGATGCGATCCGTGCCCTAGAAACGGCGGGCGCCATGCGTTTCGTTGCCGAACTGCCCCATGGCCTGTTCACGACAGTGGGAGATCGCGGCGTGCTGCTTTCCGGCGGGCAACGGCAACGCATCGCCTTGGCGCGCGCCTTGGTGACAGAGCCGGCGCTCCTCATTCTTGACGAAGCGACCAGCGCCCTCGACCCGGAAACCGAAGCTGAAATCTGCGCCGCGGTTGGTCGTCAGCGCGGCCGACTGACCGTTCTTGCCATCACGCATCAGCCGGCCTGGGTCGAGCTGGCAGACCGCGTCTATCGCATCGACCAGGGCAACGTTATGCAAGACAGTGGCGGTGACGTGACGAACGCACCGGCACAATCGCCTCAGTTAACGCCGGCTGGGGCCGTCGTCACTTTTCCATCCCGGATTTCATAG